The following proteins are encoded in a genomic region of Dasypus novemcinctus isolate mDasNov1 chromosome 3, mDasNov1.1.hap2, whole genome shotgun sequence:
- the PGPEP1L gene encoding pyroglutamyl-peptidase 1-like protein isoform X1 yields MWRFRGPVGARGVSHRELPPLGPSATLVTRAGLGFQLSVVVSRVCQQLVVHVGVDTSAKAIFLEQCGKNRGYRDADIRGFRPADGVCTPGSPEVIASGVSLRAVCQRVAVDGVEVAFSRDAGRYVCDYTYYLSLLHGSGCAVLIHVPPLSPQLPASLLGKVLQVLIQEILAEMGKPECQAWLAENSTPMALSQGAPTKAQIR; encoded by the exons ATGTGGCGCTTCCGTGGCCCAGTTGGGGCTCGAGGTGTTTCTCACCGAGAGCTCCCACCCCTTGGACCTTCTGCGACCTTGGTGACCAGGGCCGGCCTTGGTTTCCAGTTATCTGTGGTGGTGTCGCGTGTGTGTCAACAGCTCGTCGTGCACGTGGGCGTAGACACCTCCGCCAAGGCCATCTTTCTGGAGCAGTGCGGCAAGAACCGAGGCTACCGCGACGCCGACATCCGGGGCTTCCGGCCCGCGGACGGCGTGTGCACGCCCGGCAGCCCGGAAGTGATCGCGTCAGGGGTCAGCCTGCGGGCGGTGTGCCAGCGAGTGGCCGTCGACGGCGTCGAGGTGGCCTTTTCCCGCGATGCGGGCAG ATACGTCTGCGATTACACCTACTACCTGTCTCTGCTTCATGGAAGTGGGTGTGCAGTGCTCATCCACGTCCCTCCATTATCACCGCAGCTTCCGGCCAGCCTGTTGGGAAAAGTCTTGCAAGTCCTCATCCAGGAGATACTAGCGGAGATGGGAAAACCTGAGTGCCAAGCCTGGCTGGCAGAAAACTCAACCCCTATGGCCTTGAGCCAAGGGGCACCAACTAAGGCTCAGATCCGGTAG
- the PGPEP1L gene encoding pyroglutamyl-peptidase 1-like protein isoform X2: MQVKVRTFQLPVDYREVKQRIARIWEDLQPQLVVHVGVDTSAKAIFLEQCGKNRGYRDADIRGFRPADGVCTPGSPEVIASGVSLRAVCQRVAVDGVEVAFSRDAGRYVCDYTYYLSLLHGSGCAVLIHVPPLSPQLPASLLGKVLQVLIQEILAEMGKPECQAWLAENSTPMALSQGAPTKAQIR; this comes from the exons ATGCAGGTGAAGGTACGGACTTTCCAGCTGCCCGTGGATTACAGGGAGGTGAAGCAGAGGATCGCCAGGATATGGGAAGATCTTCAACCGCAA CTCGTCGTGCACGTGGGCGTAGACACCTCCGCCAAGGCCATCTTTCTGGAGCAGTGCGGCAAGAACCGAGGCTACCGCGACGCCGACATCCGGGGCTTCCGGCCCGCGGACGGCGTGTGCACGCCCGGCAGCCCGGAAGTGATCGCGTCAGGGGTCAGCCTGCGGGCGGTGTGCCAGCGAGTGGCCGTCGACGGCGTCGAGGTGGCCTTTTCCCGCGATGCGGGCAG ATACGTCTGCGATTACACCTACTACCTGTCTCTGCTTCATGGAAGTGGGTGTGCAGTGCTCATCCACGTCCCTCCATTATCACCGCAGCTTCCGGCCAGCCTGTTGGGAAAAGTCTTGCAAGTCCTCATCCAGGAGATACTAGCGGAGATGGGAAAACCTGAGTGCCAAGCCTGGCTGGCAGAAAACTCAACCCCTATGGCCTTGAGCCAAGGGGCACCAACTAAGGCTCAGATCCGGTAG